In the genome of Altererythrobacter sp. TH136, one region contains:
- a CDS encoding CPBP family glutamic-type intramembrane protease: MSGQPTRGALPPATSQRSGRGWVPAQWRAFAAFLRRPRLPDRAELSVAGSLRALVPLLVLDLLLMALVLAAIGAATALGFKLPEHMLGGLELTPALLAFMLVGAPVGEEILFRGWLSGRPGHIIGSLLCVIGAALVAGGAAAGAAGSGGVAVWSIAAGGGVLLLAALTVFALRKRDALHWFQRHFAWFFYASTLAFAAIHLSNFAGAGAASMAAMLPLVLPQLLLGLILGFVRVQHGLLTNISLHALHNALFASLMLLGLE, from the coding sequence ATGAGCGGGCAACCCACAAGAGGCGCCCTGCCGCCAGCGACCAGCCAGCGTTCGGGCCGCGGCTGGGTGCCGGCGCAATGGCGCGCGTTCGCCGCTTTCCTGCGCCGCCCGCGGCTGCCCGATCGGGCCGAACTGTCGGTGGCCGGATCGCTGCGCGCGCTGGTGCCCCTGCTCGTGCTTGACCTGCTGCTGATGGCGCTGGTGCTGGCCGCGATCGGCGCGGCGACGGCGCTGGGTTTCAAGTTGCCCGAACACATGCTCGGCGGGCTGGAGCTGACCCCCGCGCTGCTCGCGTTCATGCTGGTGGGTGCCCCGGTGGGGGAAGAAATACTGTTCCGTGGCTGGTTATCGGGTCGGCCCGGCCACATCATCGGCAGCCTGCTGTGCGTGATTGGCGCGGCGCTGGTGGCGGGCGGCGCCGCGGCGGGAGCGGCCGGCAGCGGTGGCGTCGCCGTCTGGTCGATCGCCGCCGGCGGCGGGGTGCTGCTGCTTGCCGCGCTCACGGTGTTCGCCCTGCGCAAGCGGGACGCTCTGCATTGGTTCCAGCGGCACTTCGCCTGGTTCTTTTATGCCAGCACGCTCGCGTTTGCCGCGATCCACCTGTCCAATTTCGCGGGCGCGGGCGCGGCATCGATGGCCGCCATGCTGCCGCTGGTCCTGCCCCAGTTGCTGCTGGGCCTGATCCTGGGGTTCGTGCGCGTGCAGCACGGCCTGCTGACCAACATCAGCCTGCACGCGCTGCACAACGCCCTGTTCGCATCCCTGATGCTGCTGGGACTGGAGTGA
- a CDS encoding DUF1244 domain-containing protein, whose amino-acid sequence MTQPDPLDQLDDAHAAAAFRRLVRHLRHRTDAQNIDLMGLAGFCRNCLADWIGEAGFPGDKAAARALIHGMPADEWKARHQSPATPEQLARMEASLKLNGDG is encoded by the coding sequence ATGACCCAGCCCGACCCGCTCGATCAGCTTGACGATGCCCACGCCGCGGCGGCGTTTCGCCGGCTGGTGCGCCACCTGCGCCACCGGACCGATGCGCAGAACATCGACCTGATGGGCCTTGCCGGCTTCTGCCGTAACTGCCTGGCGGACTGGATCGGCGAGGCTGGGTTCCCCGGCGACAAGGCGGCCGCCCGCGCGTTGATCCACGGGATGCCCGCCGATGAGTGGAAAGCGCGCCACCAGTCACCCGCCACGCCCGAACAGCTCGCGCGGATGGAGGCGAGCCTCAAGCTGAACGGGGACGGATAG
- a CDS encoding DUF2312 domain-containing protein: MADATDDRLRLLIERIERLEEEKKGIADDIRDVYAEAKAVGYDAKIMRQVVRLRKMKPDDRAEMESILEVYKNALGLG, translated from the coding sequence ATGGCCGATGCCACCGACGACCGCCTGCGCCTGCTGATCGAGCGTATCGAACGCCTCGAGGAAGAGAAGAAAGGCATCGCCGACGACATCCGCGACGTTTACGCCGAGGCCAAGGCGGTCGGCTATGACGCCAAGATCATGCGCCAGGTCGTGCGACTCAGGAAGATGAAGCCCGACGACCGGGCGGAGATGGAATCGATCCTGGAGGTGTACAAGAACGCGCTCGGCCTGGGCTGA
- a CDS encoding arsenate reductase: MTIDFYGIPNCDTVKKARSWLDAKGTAYTFHDYKKEGAHQDRLRAWVQAVGWEKLLNRGGTTFRQLEPAQKEHLDAEKAIRLMAAHPSMIRRPVIECGDGLLVGFDEAEWSAKLG, from the coding sequence ATGACCATCGACTTCTACGGCATTCCCAACTGCGACACGGTGAAAAAGGCGCGGAGCTGGCTCGACGCCAAAGGCACGGCGTATACCTTCCACGACTACAAGAAGGAGGGCGCCCATCAGGACCGCCTGCGGGCGTGGGTCCAGGCGGTGGGCTGGGAAAAGCTGCTCAATCGCGGCGGCACCACCTTTCGCCAACTGGAGCCGGCGCAGAAGGAGCACCTCGATGCCGAAAAGGCGATTCGCCTGATGGCCGCGCATCCGTCGATGATTCGCCGTCCGGTGATCGAATGCGGAGACGGCCTGCTGGTCGGCTTCGACGAGGCGGAATGGTCCGCGAAGCTCGGCTGA
- the ruvC gene encoding crossover junction endodeoxyribonuclease RuvC, producing MIILGLDPSLSCTGWGVVRSEGSRLTHVANGQVPTDAKAPMAERLHHLHDAVAALISVHAPDRVGIEEVFVNKNPQSTLKLAQARGAVLAACGRAGVPVREHAARLVKKAVVGTGAAEKAQVQAMLKVLLPGVAVAGADAADALAVAIADAHLGG from the coding sequence CTGATCATCCTCGGCCTCGATCCCTCGCTCAGTTGCACGGGCTGGGGCGTGGTGCGGTCGGAGGGTTCGCGGCTGACGCATGTCGCCAACGGGCAGGTGCCGACCGATGCCAAGGCGCCGATGGCCGAGCGGCTGCACCACCTCCATGATGCGGTCGCCGCGCTGATCTCGGTCCACGCCCCCGACCGCGTCGGGATCGAGGAGGTGTTCGTGAACAAGAACCCGCAATCGACGCTCAAGCTCGCGCAGGCGAGGGGCGCGGTCCTCGCCGCCTGCGGGCGGGCGGGCGTGCCGGTGCGCGAGCACGCAGCGCGGCTGGTCAAGAAAGCGGTGGTCGGCACCGGCGCTGCGGAAAAGGCGCAAGTGCAGGCGATGCTCAAGGTGCTGCTGCCTGGCGTCGCAGTCGCCGGGGCCGATGCCGCCGATGCGCTGGCAGTGGCGATTGCCGATGCGCATTTGGGGGGATGA
- a CDS encoding YebC/PmpR family DNA-binding transcriptional regulator: protein MAGHSKFKNIMHRKGAQDKKRSAMFSKLSREITVAAKMGAPDPDMNPRLRLAVNNAKSLSMPKDNIQRAIDKASANEGDDYEEIRYEGYGPGGVALIVEALTDNRNRTATNVRTAFAKNGGNLGATGAVSHGFERKGMIEYPESAGDEEKVLEAAIEAGADDVESGEDGHTIWTDMEALHEVAGNLEKVLGEPESVKLAWKPNLTVDVAEGDAPTLFKLVDALEDDDDVQTVWGNYTVSDEIAETLG, encoded by the coding sequence ATGGCAGGCCATTCCAAGTTCAAAAACATCATGCACCGCAAGGGCGCGCAGGACAAGAAGCGCTCCGCGATGTTCTCGAAACTCAGCCGCGAAATCACGGTGGCCGCCAAGATGGGGGCGCCCGATCCGGACATGAACCCCCGGCTGCGGCTGGCGGTGAACAATGCCAAGTCGCTGTCGATGCCCAAGGACAACATCCAGCGCGCGATCGACAAGGCGAGCGCGAACGAAGGCGATGACTACGAGGAAATCCGCTACGAAGGATACGGCCCCGGCGGCGTCGCCCTGATCGTCGAGGCGCTGACCGACAACCGCAACCGGACCGCGACCAACGTGCGCACCGCGTTCGCCAAGAACGGCGGCAATCTCGGCGCCACCGGCGCGGTGAGCCACGGGTTCGAGCGCAAGGGCATGATCGAGTATCCGGAAAGCGCGGGCGATGAGGAAAAGGTCCTCGAAGCCGCGATCGAGGCGGGCGCGGACGATGTGGAGAGCGGCGAAGACGGTCACACAATCTGGACCGACATGGAAGCGTTGCACGAAGTGGCCGGCAATCTGGAAAAGGTGCTCGGCGAACCGGAATCGGTCAAGCTGGCGTGGAAGCCGAACCTGACGGTCGACGTCGCGGAAGGCGACGCGCCGACGCTGTTCAAGCTGGTCGACGCGCTGGAGGACGATGACGACGTGCAGACCGTGTGGGGCAACTACACCGTCAGTGACGAGATCGCCGAGACGCTCGGCTAG
- a CDS encoding DUF3147 family protein: MWALVARALLAGAMIAAISEIGRRLPATAAIVASLPLVSVLGMIFLWHQRPDAENMAIHSAATFWYVLPSLPMFLIIPVLLRAGAGFWGSLLAGCLLTVVLYLAMMHFGPRLGLRL, from the coding sequence ATGTGGGCGCTGGTCGCCAGGGCGCTGCTCGCCGGGGCGATGATCGCCGCCATCTCTGAAATCGGCCGGCGGCTGCCCGCGACTGCGGCGATCGTCGCCTCGCTGCCGCTGGTGTCGGTACTGGGCATGATCTTCCTGTGGCATCAACGGCCCGACGCGGAGAACATGGCGATCCATTCCGCGGCGACCTTCTGGTACGTGCTGCCCAGCTTGCCGATGTTCCTGATCATTCCGGTGCTGTTGCGGGCGGGCGCGGGCTTCTGGGGTTCGCTTCTGGCGGGCTGCCTGCTCACGGTGGTGCTCTATCTCGCCATGATGCATTTCGGCCCGCGGCTCGGGCTGCGGCTCTGA
- a CDS encoding antibiotic biosynthesis monooxygenase, with protein sequence MFLVVFRNRKRADLDAAAYSADADEMARMAAAQPGYRSFKSYTADDGEVVAISEWDDEASARSWGRLAEHRTVQHKGRTSYYASYTLFACADPRIHHFTGPGS encoded by the coding sequence ATGTTCCTGGTCGTCTTCCGCAACCGCAAGCGCGCCGACCTGGATGCGGCCGCCTACTCCGCAGACGCCGACGAGATGGCCCGCATGGCCGCCGCCCAGCCCGGCTACCGCAGCTTCAAGTCGTACACCGCCGACGACGGCGAGGTGGTCGCGATCAGCGAGTGGGACGACGAGGCTTCGGCGCGAAGCTGGGGCCGCCTTGCCGAGCACCGCACAGTGCAGCACAAGGGCCGGACGAGTTACTACGCCAGTTACACGCTGTTCGCCTGCGCCGACCCGCGCATCCACCACTTTACCGGACCAGGATCATGA
- a CDS encoding SDR family oxidoreductase, protein MPGHESQMDDKPDWQPRYPGSGRLEGKVAIVTGGDSGIGRATAILFAREGAKVAIAYLEEDDDAQFVADRIAEEGSEALLHRGDLGDPAVGQALVDKVIEKWGRLDVLVNNAGEQHPDKDIRDITVEQLQRTFQTNIFSMFYLVQAARPHLKEGASIINCTSITMYAGEKELLDYSSTKGAITAFTRSLSANLIEDGIRVNGVAPGPIWTPLNPFGGSSPEKMKTFGEDTPMGRPGQPNEVAPAFLFLACEDSSYMSGQVLHPNGGTIVNG, encoded by the coding sequence ATGCCGGGGCATGAAAGCCAGATGGACGACAAGCCGGACTGGCAGCCGCGTTACCCCGGCTCCGGGCGGCTGGAGGGCAAGGTGGCGATCGTCACCGGCGGCGACAGCGGCATCGGCCGCGCGACCGCGATCCTGTTTGCGCGCGAAGGCGCCAAGGTCGCGATCGCCTATCTGGAAGAGGACGACGACGCGCAGTTCGTCGCCGACCGGATCGCGGAGGAAGGCAGCGAGGCGCTGCTCCACCGCGGCGATCTGGGTGACCCGGCGGTGGGGCAGGCGCTGGTCGACAAGGTGATCGAGAAGTGGGGCCGGCTCGATGTGCTGGTCAACAACGCGGGCGAACAGCATCCCGACAAGGACATCCGCGACATCACCGTCGAACAGCTCCAGCGCACGTTCCAGACCAACATCTTTTCGATGTTCTACCTTGTCCAGGCGGCGCGGCCGCACCTCAAGGAAGGGGCATCCATCATCAACTGCACCAGCATCACGATGTACGCGGGCGAGAAGGAACTGCTCGATTATTCCAGCACCAAGGGCGCGATCACCGCGTTCACGCGGTCGCTGTCGGCCAACCTGATCGAGGACGGCATTCGGGTCAACGGAGTGGCGCCGGGGCCGATCTGGACCCCGCTCAATCCATTCGGCGGTTCCTCGCCGGAAAAGATGAAGACCTTCGGCGAGGACACGCCGATGGGCCGGCCCGGCCAGCCCAACGAAGTTGCCCCTGCGTTCCTGTTCCTGGCGTGCGAGGATTCCAGCTACATGTCGGGGCAGGTGCTGCACCCCAACGGCGGGACGATTGTAAACGGGTAG